One window of Desulfovibrio subterraneus genomic DNA carries:
- a CDS encoding MucR family transcriptional regulator translates to MNSNPFFDQAMSMVQAQAGVKQMTPAEMISMVKELADGLAKLAACEEVEETAEEAVEGPVVDPKKAIKQNAIICVECGKTFKILGKKHLATHGLTPNEYREKHGYKKGTALVCKSLAKQRKEKMASMKIWEKVESRGKKGAKKAEKKA, encoded by the coding sequence ATGAATTCTAACCCTTTCTTTGATCAGGCGATGTCCATGGTTCAGGCTCAGGCAGGAGTTAAACAGATGACTCCCGCAGAGATGATTTCCATGGTAAAGGAACTGGCCGATGGACTGGCCAAGCTTGCTGCATGTGAAGAAGTTGAAGAGACTGCAGAAGAAGCTGTTGAAGGTCCTGTTGTAGATCCCAAGAAGGCCATCAAGCAGAACGCCATTATCTGCGTTGAGTGCGGTAAGACTTTCAAGATTCTCGGAAAGAAACACCTTGCCACTCATGGTCTTACTCCTAACGAATATCGCGAAAAGCATGGCTACAAGAAGGGCACCGCCCTTGTATGTAAGAGCCTTGCCAAGCAGCGTAAGGAAAAGATGGCTTCCATGAAGATATGGGAAAAGGTGGAAAGCCGAGGTAAGAAAGGCGCCAAGAAGGCTGAAAAGAAGGCCTAG